Proteins from a genomic interval of Ictalurus furcatus strain D&B chromosome 2, Billie_1.0, whole genome shotgun sequence:
- the LOC128616987 gene encoding 5-hydroxytryptamine receptor 1E, whose protein sequence is MERYLVKSSEAPPLINYTHSNSSNQGAEFGVAVATERLAVASLLGLLTLSTAVMNAAVITAILTTRKLRLPANYLICSLAVTDFLVAVLVMPLSILYIATATWNLGRVVCEVWLSVDMTCCTCSILHLCVIALDRYWAITKAVEYTRKRTPRRAVTMVVVVWVASMFISAPPLFWRRRHDDVHECAIEHDQLGYSIYSTFGAFYIPMTLILILYYRIYSAAKSLYQKRGSSRHFSDSLNHFRVDLSNSDPGVELEKLNSPDERNQICSSRERKAARILGLILGAFILCWLPFFIKELLMALKVLEPSPHVSDFLTWLGYMNSLINPLLYTSFNEDFKQAFKRLLTRKEHT, encoded by the coding sequence ATGGAGCGCTACCTGGTAAAAAGTTCTGAAGCTCCGCCCCTGATCAACTACACCCACTCCAACTCGTCCAATCAGGGAGCAGAGTTTGGCGTCGCTGTGGCGACGGAGCGGTTAGCGGTGGCATCTCTGTTGGGTTTGCTGACGTTATCGACGGCTGTGATGAATGCCGCGGTCATCACCGCCATCTTGACCACCAGGAAGCTCCGCCTCCCCGCTAACTACCTCATCTGCTCACTGGCCGTCACCGACTTCCTGGTTGCGGTGCTGGTGATGCCGCTGAGCATCCTGTACATCGCCACGGCAACCTGGAACCTGGGTCgtgtggtgtgtgaggtgtggcTGAGTGTGGACATGACCTGCTGCACCTGCTCCATCCTGCACCTGTGCGTCATTGCGCTCGACCGCTATTGGGCCATCACCAAGGCGGTGGAGTACACGCGCAAGAGGACGCCGCGCCGTGCCGTTACCATGGTCGTCGTTGTCTGGGTGGCCTCCATGTTCATCTCAGCCCCGCCCCTTTTCTGGCGTCGGCGACACGATGATGTTCACGAGTGTGCGATCGAGCACGACCAGCTGGGCTACAGCATCTACTCCACCTTCGGAGCCTTCTACATCCCCATGACTCTGATTCTCATCCTGTATTACCGCATTTACAGTGCAGCGAAGTCCCTCTACCAGAAACGTGGCTCCTCACGCCACTTCAGCGACTCGCTGAACCACTTCCGGGTTGACCTGTCAAACTCTGACCCCGGTGTGGAGCTGGAGAAGCTGAACAGCCCTGACGAGAGGAACCAGATATGCAGCTCACGCGAGAGGAAGGCGGCACGGATCCTCGGCCTCATCCTCGGTGCCTTCATCCTCTGCTGGCTGCCGTTCTTCATTAAAGAGCTCCTGATGGCTCTGAAGGTCCTGGAGCCTTCTCCACACGTGTCCGATTTCCTCACGTGGCTGGGATACATGAACTCGCTGATCAACCCGCTGCTCTACACCAGCTTCAACGAGGACTTCAAACAGGCGTTTAAGAGGCTGCTGACGCGCAAGGAGCACACGTAG